The proteins below come from a single Bacillota bacterium genomic window:
- the mbhE gene encoding hydrogen gas-evolving membrane-bound hydrogenase subunit E yields MTYIVLAFAFFLAIFLRFIIGIELRTILTVYLLGLIIYLFGFTVAEMPPFGDPGNPVFNEVSVRYLGQGVSETGAVNIVSSVILDYRAFDTLGEATVLFVAIAAVIATLKSH; encoded by the coding sequence ATGACGTACATTGTTCTTGCATTCGCTTTTTTTCTGGCAATATTCCTGAGGTTCATCATCGGAATTGAACTGAGGACTATCCTGACAGTATATCTTCTTGGATTGATTATATACCTGTTTGGGTTTACTGTGGCAGAAATGCCCCCATTTGGAGATCCTGGAAACCCCGTTTTTAATGAAGTTTCAGTTCGCTATCTTGGACAGGGAGTTTCTGAAACAGGGGCAGTGAATATTGTGAGCAGTGTAATCCTAGATTACCGTGCATTCGATACCCTGGGAGAAGCGACTGTTCTCTTTGTTGCTATTGCAGCGGTAATAGCAACCTTAAAATCGCATTAG
- a CDS encoding MnhB domain-containing protein — protein MRITSRLVTPFIQVYGIYVILHGHLSPGGGFSGGAIFGASLVLVALSFNLEAGSKQISHRTASILESGGALGFTITGLVAIILGSSFLANRAAGFPMGEAGSLFSAGAIAIITVFLGIKVASTIVTLFYNIIEGEK, from the coding sequence GTGCGTATTACCAGCCGTCTGGTTACACCCTTCATTCAGGTTTACGGAATATACGTGATCCTGCACGGTCATCTCTCGCCCGGTGGAGGTTTTTCCGGTGGAGCGATATTCGGGGCCAGCCTGGTCCTTGTAGCCTTATCTTTTAATTTGGAAGCCGGATCAAAACAGATATCCCATCGTACAGCTTCAATCCTTGAAAGCGGAGGAGCACTGGGCTTTACCATCACCGGCCTGGTTGCCATTATCCTGGGAAGCAGCTTCCTGGCCAACCGTGCAGCAGGTTTTCCAATGGGTGAGGCAGGTTCGCTTTTCAGCGCCGGAGCAATAGCAATAATAACCGTATTCCTGGGAATCAAGGTAGCCAGCACAATTGTTACCCTCTTTTATAACATAATCGAAGGAGAGAAATAG
- a CDS encoding RnfABCDGE type electron transport complex subunit D produces the protein MEKKMLVSSSPHIRTIESVQSVMTDVLIALFPVALMSVLLFGYKALLTMIISVVTAMLVEAIWLRKRDIFSDGSAAVTGLLLAMTLPPAPPWWLVVIGAAAAIIIGKQVFGGIGYNIFNPALVGRAILVVSWGGHMVGRIWPQPQPFAFGADISAVTMATPLAGQEEALAVSLTQLFVGNVAGCLGETSALALLIGGLWLFYKGHIDWRIPGGYLGTVFILGVLLGGGFYENNFLTGLFHVLAGGVMLGALFMATDMVTSPVTPRGRLIFGIGCGLITMLIRVWGTMPEGVTFAILIMNAVTPIIDNFTVPRQFGGVKKSA, from the coding sequence ATGGAAAAGAAAATGTTAGTTTCATCTTCTCCGCATATACGGACTATTGAGTCAGTACAGAGTGTTATGACTGATGTTTTAATTGCTCTTTTTCCGGTAGCCCTCATGTCGGTGCTGCTATTCGGGTATAAAGCTCTTCTGACCATGATTATTTCGGTAGTTACAGCGATGCTGGTGGAAGCGATCTGGCTGCGCAAACGTGATATTTTCAGTGATGGCAGCGCAGCTGTAACCGGATTACTGCTGGCAATGACTCTTCCCCCGGCTCCCCCGTGGTGGCTGGTGGTGATCGGTGCTGCAGCAGCGATAATTATTGGCAAACAGGTTTTTGGAGGGATTGGTTATAATATTTTTAATCCCGCTTTGGTCGGCAGGGCAATTCTTGTTGTTTCATGGGGAGGGCATATGGTCGGACGTATTTGGCCGCAGCCACAACCATTTGCCTTTGGAGCCGATATTTCGGCTGTAACAATGGCAACCCCACTTGCCGGTCAGGAAGAAGCTTTGGCAGTTAGTCTTACTCAGCTCTTTGTTGGTAATGTGGCCGGCTGTCTGGGAGAAACATCAGCCCTGGCCCTTTTGATCGGTGGCTTGTGGTTATTTTACAAGGGACATATTGACTGGCGTATACCCGGCGGTTACCTCGGAACCGTTTTTATTCTGGGAGTACTACTGGGCGGCGGTTTTTACGAGAATAACTTTTTAACCGGGCTCTTTCATGTGCTGGCCGGAGGGGTCATGCTCGGAGCGCTGTTCATGGCGACCGATATGGTTACCTCACCGGTTACGCCCAGGGGCAGGTTGATTTTCGGCATAGGCTGTGGATTGATCACAATGTTGATCAGAGTCTGGGGAACTATGCCGGAAGGTGTAACATTTGCTATTCTGATCATGAATGCGGTTACCCCGATTATTGATAATTTTACAGTTCCCAGGCAATTTGGGGGGGTGAAGAAAAGTGCGTAA
- a CDS encoding hydrogenase subunit MbhD domain-containing protein, producing the protein MVELLNILLLLFLIVCALGVAYIRDLLSAVVLFSAFGLIMAIIWQQLSAPDVAMVEAALGTGVAALLMIAAISKTKRVE; encoded by the coding sequence ATGGTTGAACTGCTTAATATATTGCTGTTGCTGTTCTTAATAGTTTGTGCCCTGGGTGTTGCTTATATCCGTGATCTTCTCAGTGCAGTAGTCCTCTTTTCGGCATTCGGCCTGATTATGGCCATAATCTGGCAGCAGCTAAGTGCTCCTGATGTTGCCATGGTTGAGGCGGCATTGGGAACAGGTGTTGCAGCCCTGCTGATGATAGCTGCTATCAGTAAAACAAAAAGGGTTGAATAA
- the rsxC gene encoding electron transport complex subunit RsxC, whose product MSSTGFKGGVHPGYHKEITATMAVIAMKPPSKVVIPLQQHIGAPCEPLDNIEVGTHVKLGQKIADSSGFVSAPIHATVSGTITEIGLFNHPLGRPVQAITIESDGQDEWDETINPAGDLDDLSSDDIRKLVREAGIVGLGGATFPAHVKLSPPAEKPIDLVIINGAECEPYLTADHRVMLEKPEEIVFGLKAILKALGAEKAVIGIEDNKSDAIRVMEQAISGENNITVARLHTKYPQGAEKMLINVTTGRKVPSGGLPLDIGVVNHNVGTAVAVAEAIREGKPLIERVVTVTGSGVNRPSNLLIRIGTLVSDVLEVCGGLKETTQKLIIGGPMMGLAQPDPDIPVIKGTSGILALTDQDIYIAESSPCIRCAKCIDACPVQLLPTEIAKLAENKLYKKAEKIYALDCFECGCCSYVCPSKIPLTQWIRIAKAEILKAKKK is encoded by the coding sequence CGGTGCACCCTGTGAACCGCTGGATAATATCGAAGTCGGCACCCATGTTAAGCTGGGGCAGAAGATTGCTGATAGCAGCGGTTTTGTTTCGGCGCCGATTCATGCCACGGTATCGGGTACAATAACGGAGATCGGTCTTTTTAATCATCCCCTGGGAAGACCGGTTCAGGCAATAACCATAGAATCGGACGGTCAGGATGAATGGGATGAGACGATAAACCCTGCCGGCGATCTGGATGATCTTTCTTCTGATGATATCCGTAAACTTGTTCGTGAAGCAGGAATTGTCGGGCTTGGTGGTGCAACTTTCCCAGCTCATGTCAAATTATCTCCACCTGCAGAAAAACCTATTGATCTGGTAATTATTAATGGAGCTGAATGTGAGCCATATCTTACAGCTGACCATAGGGTAATGCTGGAAAAACCTGAGGAGATAGTTTTCGGACTGAAAGCAATTTTAAAAGCGCTGGGTGCTGAAAAAGCTGTTATCGGCATAGAAGACAATAAGAGCGATGCTATAAGGGTAATGGAGCAGGCAATCTCAGGAGAAAACAATATAACTGTTGCCCGGCTACACACTAAATACCCGCAGGGTGCCGAGAAGATGCTGATAAACGTTACTACCGGACGGAAAGTCCCTTCCGGAGGATTACCTCTTGATATTGGTGTTGTAAATCATAATGTAGGGACAGCTGTAGCTGTTGCTGAAGCTATCCGGGAAGGAAAGCCTCTGATAGAAAGGGTCGTAACCGTAACAGGCTCAGGTGTTAATCGACCCTCGAACCTTCTGATCAGGATCGGAACCCTGGTCAGTGATGTTCTGGAAGTTTGTGGAGGCTTGAAAGAAACAACCCAAAAATTGATAATTGGCGGCCCGATGATGGGATTAGCCCAGCCTGATCCTGATATTCCTGTTATCAAGGGAACTTCAGGAATTCTCGCCCTGACAGACCAGGACATTTACATTGCTGAAAGCAGTCCCTGCATTCGCTGTGCCAAGTGTATCGATGCTTGTCCGGTTCAACTGTTGCCGACAGAAATTGCCAAATTGGCTGAAAATAAGCTTTATAAAAAGGCGGAGAAAATTTATGCCCTTGATTGTTTTGAATGTGGCTGTTGTTCTTACGTCTGTCCTTCCAAAATTCCTTTGACGCAATGGATAAGGATTGCCAAGGCGGAAATCTTGAAAGCAAAAAAAAAGTAA
- a CDS encoding RnfABCDGE type electron transport complex subunit B, which translates to MLIIYAIVALGLIGLLFGLLLAVVARKFAVQTDPRVEAVKEILPGANCGACGYAGCSNFAEAVAQGDTKTSGCIPGGEETAKAIAEVLGEEVTAEAQPVATVFCIGDCYKTTDRYVYDGVEDCVVANEFVGGFKSCSYGCLGFGNCVNACLFDAIKMGSHGLPVVDPEKCTGCGLCASACPRHIIQMLPKGSEGHLVLCSSHDRGKTVSRACEIGCIACKACIKACPQEAIEMDEYLAVIDLEKCDDCGECVKVCKPGTIHRRSEIPSEEDAKAAAAEKVAESA; encoded by the coding sequence GTGCTTATTATATATGCAATAGTTGCCCTGGGTCTCATCGGCCTACTTTTCGGATTACTCCTGGCTGTCGTGGCCAGGAAGTTTGCCGTGCAAACCGACCCGCGGGTCGAGGCGGTAAAAGAAATATTACCTGGGGCCAACTGTGGGGCCTGCGGATATGCCGGATGTTCAAATTTTGCCGAAGCGGTTGCCCAGGGAGATACCAAGACCAGCGGTTGCATTCCAGGTGGAGAAGAAACAGCAAAGGCAATAGCTGAGGTCCTTGGTGAAGAAGTTACTGCTGAAGCTCAGCCGGTTGCAACGGTATTTTGTATCGGTGACTGTTACAAAACTACCGATCGATATGTATATGACGGAGTAGAAGATTGTGTAGTGGCTAATGAATTTGTTGGTGGTTTTAAATCATGCAGTTATGGCTGCCTCGGTTTCGGAAACTGTGTGAACGCCTGCCTTTTCGATGCGATTAAAATGGGTTCTCATGGTCTGCCGGTAGTCGATCCGGAAAAATGTACCGGCTGTGGTTTGTGTGCATCGGCCTGTCCGCGGCATATTATCCAAATGCTGCCTAAGGGTAGTGAAGGACACCTGGTTCTATGCAGTTCTCACGATCGGGGCAAAACCGTTTCCCGGGCCTGTGAAATTGGCTGCATTGCCTGTAAGGCCTGTATAAAAGCCTGTCCACAGGAAGCAATTGAAATGGATGAATACCTGGCAGTAATTGATCTTGAAAAATGCGATGACTGCGGGGAGTGTGTTAAAGTATGCAAGCCTGGAACTATACACCGGCGATCAGAAATACCTTCGGAGGAAGATGCTAAAGCTGCAGCAGCAGAAAAGGTTGCTGAGTCTGCATAA
- a CDS encoding Na+/H+ antiporter subunit E: MKKQWLNYIGITIIFFLFWVAVSGSLEWPQLVVGLAAASFVTYFNRQMIITAEERPPIRLKTVIWLVGYFLKLIFDIVVANFQVAWIVLHPKMPIEPNFVSLTVDIDKVTSRVLLANSITLTPGTLTVLADEKEFLVHALTFKNGEGLADWPLIGRLERMEEE; the protein is encoded by the coding sequence ATGAAAAAGCAATGGTTAAACTACATTGGTATAACCATTATTTTCTTTCTCTTCTGGGTGGCCGTAAGCGGCTCCCTGGAATGGCCGCAGCTTGTTGTCGGTTTAGCAGCGGCCTCTTTTGTTACGTACTTCAACCGGCAAATGATCATTACTGCAGAGGAAAGGCCACCAATCAGGTTAAAAACTGTTATTTGGCTGGTCGGTTATTTTTTAAAACTTATATTTGACATAGTAGTAGCAAATTTTCAGGTAGCCTGGATAGTGCTCCACCCTAAAATGCCTATTGAACCTAACTTTGTTTCTCTGACGGTTGATATTGACAAAGTCACCAGCAGGGTGCTTCTGGCAAATTCAATTACCTTAACACCAGGAACATTAACAGTCCTTGCTGATGAAAAAGAATTTTTGGTCCATGCTCTGACTTTTAAAAATGGTGAAGGATTGGCCGACTGGCCCCTGATCGGCAGGTTAGAGAGAATGGAGGAAGAATAG
- a CDS encoding electron transport complex subunit E: MKSSNPYLQDLTRGIVKENPVFVMLLGMCPVLGVTAFIVNGFGMGLAATAVLICSNLVVSLLRNYIPPQVRIPCFIVIIATFVTIIEMVLKAFQPVLYDALGVFVPLIVVNCIILGRAEAFASKRPVLRSLMDGIGMGIGLTLALVILSTVREVIGQGTILGPDPASAIHLFGSSYEPMALFALPPGAFIALGFLLAIVNVLFKRFNIK, encoded by the coding sequence ATGAAATCGAGTAATCCTTATCTACAGGATCTAACCAGGGGTATTGTCAAAGAAAATCCTGTATTCGTAATGCTGCTCGGTATGTGCCCGGTATTGGGAGTTACTGCATTCATTGTCAACGGGTTTGGGATGGGGCTTGCTGCTACTGCTGTTTTGATCTGTTCCAATCTGGTGGTTTCGCTTCTTCGCAATTACATACCGCCGCAGGTGCGTATTCCCTGTTTTATTGTAATTATTGCAACCTTCGTAACAATCATTGAGATGGTCCTAAAGGCTTTTCAACCAGTATTATATGATGCGCTTGGTGTATTTGTTCCGCTAATTGTGGTTAACTGTATTATCCTGGGCAGAGCTGAAGCCTTTGCCAGCAAGAGGCCGGTATTACGTTCGCTTATGGACGGCATCGGCATGGGTATCGGATTAACTTTAGCGCTGGTTATTCTCTCGACTGTTCGTGAGGTTATCGGTCAGGGCACAATCCTTGGTCCGGATCCGGCAAGCGCTATTCACTTATTTGGATCGAGCTATGAACCGATGGCGCTATTTGCACTGCCACCGGGAGCATTCATTGCACTTGGATTCCTGCTGGCAATTGTAAATGTGCTCTTCAAACGCTTTAATATCAAATAG
- a CDS encoding monovalent cation/H+ antiporter complex subunit F: MSLPQILDYMYNIGAIIVMLMIFMSLIRALVGPTAPDRVTAINIIGTKTLIIITLIARIYEQKYFLDIAMVYALMSFITTIGVAKYLEKGALD; this comes from the coding sequence TTGAGTTTACCTCAGATACTGGATTATATGTATAATATTGGTGCTATCATAGTAATGTTGATGATTTTCATGTCACTGATCAGAGCGCTTGTTGGACCAACAGCTCCTGACCGGGTGACGGCTATCAACATTATTGGAACCAAGACCTTGATTATTATTACCCTGATTGCCCGTATCTATGAACAAAAATACTTCTTAGATATTGCCATGGTTTATGCCCTGATGAGTTTTATCACCACTATTGGGGTAGCCAAATATCTTGAGAAGGGGGCGTTGGACTGA
- a CDS encoding cation:proton antiporter subunit C has translation MDFLSGLMENYYYMVAIILFVIGMHTMLTHSNMIKKIIAMNIMDTSVFLLFVAIGYSYGGKAPIITEGADIVYANPLPGSLILTGIVVAVSVTAYALSLVVKIYRYYGTCDYDEICEIRSKE, from the coding sequence TTGGATTTCTTGTCCGGACTGATGGAAAATTATTATTACATGGTGGCAATAATCCTTTTTGTCATCGGCATGCATACCATGCTTACCCATTCAAACATGATAAAAAAGATTATTGCGATGAATATAATGGATACTTCCGTTTTCCTGCTCTTCGTAGCGATCGGCTATTCCTATGGCGGTAAAGCTCCTATTATCACAGAAGGAGCAGATATTGTTTATGCCAACCCCCTGCCTGGATCACTTATTTTAACCGGGATAGTTGTTGCGGTAAGTGTCACTGCCTATGCTTTAAGCCTGGTGGTTAAGATCTACCGATACTACGGAACATGCGATTATGATGAAATTTGTGAGATAAGGAGTAAGGAATAG
- a CDS encoding FMN-binding protein has protein sequence MRNILRLSLTLALVGIVSALLLTGLFNLTEPIITERQEREYLETLEAFFPDIDTFETEVLEADAYDMVYDVSGQLLGVMGTIKQQGYDGDITYNLAINQSGEVVGIRIVSHSETPGIGDVIETEAFQEQFKGKSYEDPIAAGEDVDSVSGATVSSSAMINSIRRVVGVVAENYLGIEAVTVEISEVPDGVYEGSAPGLMGLIVVEVEVSGGAITRIEVLEHEDTPTYFIEAYPLIAERIIEAQDFDIDIRTGATVSSEGILNAVINALLGALGIDSGDVEEVEDEPVAVDFSEVPDGVYEGTAEGFLSPIVVEVEVSGGEVISISIINHEETAEYFVQSNPLVPERIIEEQTLDVDIITGATNSARGIVNAVRNALIGALQDGTGGDGN, from the coding sequence GTGCGTAATATATTAAGGTTATCGTTAACTCTGGCTCTTGTCGGAATAGTGTCAGCCCTGCTTTTAACTGGTTTGTTCAACCTTACCGAGCCTATAATAACGGAAAGACAGGAAAGAGAGTATCTGGAGACTCTGGAAGCCTTTTTCCCGGATATAGATACTTTTGAGACGGAAGTTCTGGAAGCAGATGCTTACGACATGGTTTATGATGTTTCAGGTCAGCTGCTGGGGGTAATGGGTACAATTAAACAGCAGGGTTATGACGGTGATATTACGTACAACCTGGCAATAAATCAATCCGGCGAAGTAGTCGGAATCAGAATTGTATCCCATTCGGAAACTCCGGGAATCGGAGATGTAATTGAAACTGAAGCTTTCCAGGAGCAGTTTAAAGGAAAATCTTATGAAGACCCGATCGCTGCAGGAGAAGATGTAGACAGCGTTAGCGGCGCTACGGTCAGTTCTTCGGCAATGATTAATTCAATCCGGCGTGTCGTCGGTGTTGTGGCTGAGAATTATCTGGGCATAGAAGCAGTTACCGTAGAGATTTCTGAAGTTCCTGATGGAGTTTATGAGGGATCTGCACCCGGTTTAATGGGACTGATTGTCGTTGAAGTGGAAGTTTCCGGGGGAGCTATCACGCGGATAGAGGTGCTTGAACACGAAGATACTCCGACTTACTTTATTGAAGCTTATCCACTTATCGCTGAAAGGATTATTGAAGCCCAGGATTTTGATATTGATATCAGAACCGGAGCAACTGTAAGTTCTGAAGGAATATTGAATGCTGTTATCAATGCGCTCCTCGGTGCTCTCGGAATTGACAGTGGTGATGTGGAAGAGGTGGAAGATGAGCCGGTCGCTGTTGATTTTTCTGAAGTTCCTGACGGAGTTTATGAAGGCACCGCTGAAGGCTTTTTAAGTCCGATAGTGGTAGAAGTTGAAGTATCCGGAGGGGAAGTAATCTCCATTAGCATAATCAATCATGAGGAAACCGCTGAATATTTTGTTCAGTCCAATCCTCTCGTTCCGGAAAGAATAATTGAAGAGCAAACCCTTGATGTAGATATTATTACCGGTGCAACTAATTCTGCACGAGGTATTGTCAATGCTGTTAGAAATGCCCTGATCGGGGCATTGCAAGATGGTACTGGAGGTGACGGCAACTGA
- the rsxA gene encoding electron transport complex subunit RsxA: MEKLLSIIFIYIFVDNFVLQRFFGICPFLGVSRKMETAMGMSMAVVFVMTLATLVTWLIYTFVLTPFNLTYLQIVTFILVIASLVQLVEIILRKISPTLYQGLGIFLPLITTNCAVMAVALLAVRQEFTLVESVVFAIAASLGFSLALIIMSGIRERLELAKIPEALKGSAVTLITAGILSLAFLGFRGMLTL; encoded by the coding sequence ATGGAAAAACTGCTGTCGATAATTTTTATCTATATTTTTGTAGACAATTTTGTTCTCCAGCGTTTCTTTGGGATATGTCCTTTTTTAGGGGTTTCCCGCAAAATGGAAACGGCGATGGGTATGAGTATGGCTGTTGTATTTGTGATGACCCTGGCTACTCTCGTGACCTGGTTGATTTACACATTTGTATTGACCCCTTTTAATTTGACATACCTGCAGATTGTAACATTTATTCTTGTTATAGCCTCCCTTGTACAGCTGGTGGAGATCATTCTGCGTAAAATAAGCCCCACTCTGTACCAGGGATTGGGTATATTCTTGCCCCTTATTACCACTAACTGTGCAGTTATGGCAGTAGCACTCTTGGCAGTACGTCAGGAATTTACCCTGGTTGAGTCGGTGGTTTTCGCCATCGCAGCTTCTCTCGGATTTTCTCTGGCCCTGATCATCATGTCTGGTATCCGGGAAAGACTTGAACTGGCAAAAATACCGGAAGCTTTAAAGGGTTCGGCAGTGACATTAATTACGGCTGGTATCCTGTCCCTGGCTTTCTTGGGTTTCAGGGGGATGCTTACGCTTTAA
- a CDS encoding monovalent cation/H+ antiporter subunit D family protein — protein sequence MTFSDHLPALVVVIFLISAFSAPLVFRWARNLSAPLLLTTLILAFAMAIYLLSMVNTRGTILYHMGGWPPPWGIELQVDRLRSYMLLVVTGVSLWIFFYGLKDLQHELKPEVIGWYYSLYALLVGSMVGITLTNDLFNLFVMMEICAISACAIISIKEDRECLEASFKYLILSAMGTGCFLLGVAMLYMATGYLNYGLLQEALSEAFLLYPRNIFTAGALFIVAFGTKAALFPMHVWLPDAHASAPSPSSAMLSGVVIKIYAFALFLMFFRVFPRELLEAVPLSEIILWLASLGVMFGSIYAMLQTDLKKMLAFSSIGQIGYIFMGIGFNHGLAAVGGFYHILVHAMTKAMLFMVAGVIIYSTGVRQIKDLAGIGRVLPLTMVAFTIGSASMIGIPGTGGLISKWYLALGALEIGRPLFVIVILASSLLNAIYYMPIVINAFMHQEDFKLKSKPVPRFMLISLVFGMTGVILSGIFSKPVILLLEQALIQFF from the coding sequence GTGACCTTTTCTGATCATCTTCCGGCATTGGTGGTTGTCATTTTTTTGATCAGTGCTTTTTCTGCGCCACTCGTTTTCAGGTGGGCAAGAAATTTAAGCGCCCCGCTTCTTCTCACTACACTGATTCTTGCTTTTGCTATGGCCATTTATCTTTTAAGTATGGTTAATACTCGGGGAACTATTTTATACCATATGGGAGGTTGGCCGCCGCCATGGGGCATTGAACTGCAGGTTGATCGATTGCGTAGTTACATGCTTCTTGTAGTAACCGGAGTCAGCTTGTGGATCTTTTTTTATGGTTTAAAAGATCTCCAGCATGAATTAAAACCGGAAGTGATAGGTTGGTACTACTCACTTTATGCTTTACTTGTCGGGTCAATGGTCGGGATTACTCTGACCAACGATCTTTTCAACCTTTTTGTAATGATGGAAATTTGCGCAATTTCTGCATGTGCGATTATTTCAATCAAGGAAGACAGGGAATGCCTTGAAGCCAGCTTCAAGTACTTGATCCTGAGTGCCATGGGAACAGGCTGTTTCCTACTCGGTGTAGCTATGTTATACATGGCGACCGGGTATTTAAACTATGGATTGCTTCAGGAGGCTCTTTCAGAAGCATTTTTGCTGTATCCGAGAAACATTTTTACTGCCGGAGCACTTTTCATTGTAGCTTTTGGAACAAAAGCAGCGCTCTTCCCTATGCATGTATGGCTCCCGGATGCTCATGCATCAGCACCTTCACCTTCAAGCGCTATGCTGTCTGGAGTCGTGATCAAGATCTATGCATTTGCTTTGTTTTTAATGTTTTTCAGAGTATTTCCAAGAGAACTTCTTGAAGCGGTTCCCTTGAGTGAAATTATTCTCTGGCTTGCCTCACTGGGTGTTATGTTTGGTTCCATCTATGCCATGCTGCAGACAGATCTGAAAAAAATGCTGGCTTTCTCGAGTATCGGTCAGATCGGATACATTTTCATGGGTATCGGTTTTAACCATGGATTAGCGGCAGTGGGTGGATTTTATCATATCCTGGTTCATGCGATGACAAAGGCGATGCTTTTTATGGTTGCAGGAGTAATAATCTATTCAACAGGAGTTCGGCAGATAAAAGATCTGGCTGGCATAGGAAGGGTGCTGCCTTTGACCATGGTGGCATTTACCATAGGTAGCGCATCAATGATCGGTATCCCGGGTACCGGCGGTTTGATCAGCAAATGGTATTTAGCGCTTGGTGCGCTTGAAATAGGCAGGCCTCTTTTTGTTATTGTAATTCTGGCCAGTAGTTTACTGAATGCTATATACTATATGCCGATTGTGATCAATGCCTTTATGCATCAGGAAGATTTTAAGTTGAAGAGCAAACCGGTACCCCGCTTCATGCTCATTTCACTGGTTTTCGGGATGACCGGTGTTATCCTTTCCGGGATCTTCTCCAAGCCTGTTATCCTGCTCCTCGAACAGGCATTAATTCAGTTTTTTTAA
- the mnhG gene encoding monovalent cation/H(+) antiporter subunit G: MALIFLIGGLFFLFVGTLGLLRLPDVYNRLHATTKCDTLGAGLVLLSLALQSTTVIGIRLALLILFILITNPTAAHLIARAAYKTGIRPVLARRDKDG, from the coding sequence CTGGCACTCATATTTTTAATCGGGGGGCTCTTCTTTCTTTTTGTCGGGACGCTCGGATTGCTGCGTCTGCCTGATGTTTACAACCGGCTCCACGCAACGACCAAGTGCGATACCCTTGGAGCAGGTCTGGTCTTACTATCTCTGGCCTTGCAGAGTACAACCGTAATCGGTATCAGACTTGCTTTGCTTATATTATTTATTTTGATTACCAACCCGACTGCAGCTCATTTGATTGCACGCGCAGCCTATAAGACAGGTATTCGGCCGGTACTTGCCCGGAGGGATAAAGATGGTTGA